CCTTCGCCACTAGCCGCGCTTTCTCTTCAGCAATCCGCTTAAGCAACTCGTTGGCCGGTTCATCGTTGGGGGCTTGGGGTACCAATTTTCCCATAACAGCCAGTTGCAGCATGGTTTGCTTGAGGGCGTCGATGCTGGGTTCAGTGGTGAACAGGGTGTGGAAGTGTTCGGCAAGGCGTTGCCAACTGGTGGAGAAGTCGGTCGCGTCGCTGGCTTGAGTCAGGCTGTCGAGCAGTGCCTGTACCAGTTGGGCATGGGCGCTTTCTGCGTCGGTCTGCTGGGCTTCCAGGTGGTCGCATAGGGCCATCAGTTCATCGACTTTGGCGACGATGCGGTGTTGTTCGGCGAGCGGCGGCAGCGCAATAACCGACTCTGAAATTTGTCCGCCTGAAAGGTGGTCAACAGTCGTATAAGCCTTGACGCCCTGAAGTTCTAGCAGTCGGGCCTGTAAAGACTCTGCGATGAATCGACAGGCAATTTCTTTACCAAAGAAAACCAAGCGACTGACTCGTTGATTCAGAAGTGAAGCTTCACCTTCCCAAGCAGCAACGCGAAATTCTCCATCCATACTTATTAGGTAATCACCGCGTTCAACCAGAAACTCTGACCGGTAATCACCCTCGTAATAGGTTCCAGAAAAAACTTGTCCTACATCCCTAATTCTAATCAGAGGCAGTCCAAGGCCAGCTTGGTTGAAACCATTAGATTTGAAAGCGAACCCAGCCTGCGAGAATGCGATGTCAGCAAGGCGAATCCAAGCCCATCCTGCCGGTAACTCGAATGGCCGATCTTCTTCAGAAATCTGTGACAGTGGTTTTTGCTTTCTAATTTTCCCCGAAACTTCAAGCTGCGCCTTTTCCTTGGCAATACGCTTAAGCAACTGACAGGCAGGTTCATCATCTGAGTTCTGCGCAAGCAGTTTCCCGCGCACCGCCAGCTCTAGAATCAGCTCACGCAGCTTTTTGATGCCATTCGGTGCACCGGCCAACAGTAGCAAGTTATCGGTCAGCAACGCCGTCATACCTGGCGCTCCAAGGCTTCAGCCAGCACGGATTTAAGCTGCTCGCGGAGGTCGCTAATTTCGCCTTGCAAGCTTGCGTAGTTACGCAGCAGCTTGTCTGGGTTATGGATTATCTGCTCGCCGATATGCGGATTCTTGCAGTCTATGTTCCAGTTGCGCGCCCGCAGTTCCTCAATGCCGACCCTCCAGGCAAATTCGTTCTCAACCCGCGCGGCGAAACCATCGACCTCATTGCCCCACCAGTCTTGTTCCACGGCAAATTCTTCGATACGCATGGGGCGAGTCTTGGAGTAGTTCTTTACGCCGGTCGGGTACTGGTGTTCGTAGAACCACACCTGTTTAGTCGGTGTGCCCTTGGTGAAGAACAGCAGGTTGGTCTTGATGCTGGTGTAGGGGTTGAACACGCCGTTGGGCAGGCGAACGATTGTGTGCAGGTTGCACTCGGTCAGCAGTTTTTCCTTGATGCGGCTTTTGATGCCTTCGCCAAACAGAAAGCCATCGGGTAGCACCACGGCGGCGCGGCCACCGTCTTTCAGCAACTGCATGATCAACACTAAAAACAGGTCTGCCGTCTCACGAGTGCGGAAGGCCGCTGGGAAGTTGGTTTCGATGCCGTCTTCTTCCATGCCACCGAACGGTGGATTGGCGACGATGCAGTGCACGCGCTCACTTGGTCCCCAGCTGATCAGTGGTTTACGCAGGGTATTGTCGTGGCGAATCTGATTCGGCACTTCGATGCCGTGCAGGATCATGTTCGTAGTGGCAAGCAGGTGCGGTAGCGGCTTTTTCTCCACACCGAAGATGCTGGCCTGCAGGGTCCGTTCGTCTTCGGCGGTTTTTACATAGCGGCTGCGTTTGTGTTCGATGGCACAGGTGAGGAAGCCGCCGGTGCCGCAGGCCGGGTCCATGACCTTTTCGTCCAACTTCGGATCGACCATGCGCACCATAAATTCGGTGACCGGACGAGGGGTGTAAAACTCGCCGGCGTTACCGGCGTTCTGCAGGTCGCGCAGCAGTTGCTCGTAGAGATTGCCGAACTCGTGGCGCTCCTGGGCCTTGTTGAAGTCCACGCCTTCCTGAATTTTGTTGATCACCTGGCGCAGCAGTTGCCCGGATTTCATGTAGTTGTAGGCATCTTCAAACACGCTGCGCACCACGAAGGCCGATGGCGTATTGCTGTACTCGTGCAGGTTCTGTAACTGGGGGAACAGGTTGTTGTCGATAAAGTCCTTCAGCGCATCGCCGGTCATGCCTTCCGGATCGGCGGCCCAGTTACGCCAGCGGCAACTGTCGGGAATGGGCGAGCGGTAGTTGTCGTCCATCAGCTCCCACTCCTGCTCGCGGTCATCGAAGATTTTCAGGAACAGCAGCCAAACCAACTGGCCGATACGCTGGGCGTCGCCGTCTACGCCAACGTCTTTGCGCATGATGTCCTGGATGGACTTGATGGTGGAGCTAATGGACATGAAGTTCTCTCAACGCGTGCCGCAAGGGGGGGCGAAATTCTACCGGATAGTGTGGACTGCTGCTTTGGCATGTCGTCGGTGCGTAGCCCTTAGCTTGCGTAAAGCTCGTCTTCCAGTTCGTGGATAGCTTTGTTGTAGCCAGCCTTGCCGCCAAAGGCTTTGACCAACTCCATGGGCGCGCCGAACTGGCTGAATGGGTCGAGCTGCAGGATTTTGATGTCCTCGATATGTTCGACGCCAGTATCGGCGTACTTATCCACTAAGGCCTCTAGAACCTGGCGGGCTGCGCCAGAATACTTGGCGAAATAGTTGCGTTTTCTCACCTGCTCGGCTCGCTCGTGGCGTGATAGGGCGGGCTGATCAAAGGCGACGTGGCAGATCAGATCGAACGGATCGAGCGGCTTGCCCTGTTTCTTTTCCACCTCTTCCGCCAAGGCTTCCCACATTACACCCTGGACGGCCATCTCCTCGATGATGACTTTCTTTTGCTCGGAATCACTCCAGCGCCGAAGGAAGTCATCCAGGGAAGCGAACTGCTTTTGTACGCAGGTGCGGGTGTAGTCGTGCAGCGATTCGGTGATCAGTCGGCCATCCGGACCGTAATACTGCACACGCTCGGCGATGACATAAATCGGGACGTTGTCGATGACGTACTTGATGCGTTTTTTGCCCTCATCTTCGCCGGTAAAATCCAGGTCATCACCCTCGTTATCGTTGCCTGCGCTTATGCCATCTTCATCGGCAAGCGGGTCATCCGGCGGTACGGGGGAGTCATCGCCTTCTGGCGCGTAGATCACCACTGGGTCTCCATCGAAGGCCGGGTCGGCAAACAGCTCGGTGGCCTTTTTGAAATCCATGATGGTGAACCAGTATTTGCCGTAGTCCTCGTTGATGCGAGTGCCGCGACCGATGATTTGCTTGAACTCGGTCATCGATTTGATGTGCTGGTCGAGCACGATCAGCTTGCAGGTCTGAGCGTCCACCCCGGTGGTCATCAGTTTGCTGGTAGTGGCAATCACCGGGTAGCGCTCTTCCGGGTTGATGAAGTTATCCAGTTCGGCCTTACCTTCCTGGTCATCGCCGGTGATCCGCATGACGTACTTGCGATTCTCGGCCACACGCTCGGGGTTGAGGTTGACCAGTGCCTGGCGCATGCGCTCGGCGTGGTTGATGTCGTCGCAGAAGACGATGGTTTTCTGAAACGGATCTGTGGCCTTGAGGAGTTCGGTAACCTTCTGCGCCACCAGTTGGGTGCGCGCCTCGATCACCAGGGTGCGGTCCATATCCTTGAGGTTGTAGATGCGGTCTTCGATCAGCTCGCCGTTCTTATCGAGCATGCCTTTAGGTGGCCGCCAGCCTTGCAGGTCTTTGTCGAAGTCGATGCGCACCACTTTGTAGGGGGCGAGAAAGCCGTCTTCGATGCCTTGCTTCAAGGTGTAGCTGTAAATCGGCTCACCGAAGTAGGTGATGCTGGAAACCTCTTTGGTTTCCTTCGGTGTGGCGGTGAGGCCGACATGGGTAGCGCTGGAAAAGTAGTCGAGGATTTCACGCCAGGCGGAATCCTCGGAGGCGCTGCCACGGTGGCATTCGTCGATCACGATCAGGTCGAAGAAGTCGCGGGAGAACTGCTTGTAGATGTTCATCTCTTCATCAGTGCCGGTGACGGCCTGATAGAGCGACAGATAGATTTCGTAGGAGGTGTCGATCTGGCGTTTGGCGATTTTGGTCATCGCTTGGCCGAAGGGCTTGAAGTCGTTGTTCTTTGTCTGGTCAACCAGGATGTTGCGGTCGGCCAGAAACAGGATGCGTTTCTTCTGTTTCGATTTCCACAGACGCCAGATGATTTGGAAAGCGGTGTAGGTCTTGCCAGTGCCCGTAGCCATCACCAGCAGAATACGGTCTTGGCCGCGCGCCACAGCCTCGACGGTGCGGTTGATGGCATTCATCTGGTAATAGCGAGGCATGCGTCCGGAGCCGTCGTCGTAGTAGGGCGCTTCGATCTTGTGTTGGGCTGTTGTATCCAGCCCCTTCCACTGGCAGTAGCGGTGCCAAAGTTCGGAAGGGCTGGGGAATTGGTAAAGGTTGAGTTCGGTTTCTACCTGGCTGCCTGTGCCGCTGCGGTCGTGAAACAGGAAGCCATCGCCATTGCTGGAGAACACGAACGGTACGTCCAGCGCCTCTGCATAGCCCAGGGCTTGCTGCATGCCGGAGCCAACGGAGTGCTTGTTGTCCTTCGCTTCGATTACAGCGATAGGCAGGTTGGCTTGGTGGTAGAGGATGAAATCTGCACGGCGTGCTTCGCCACGGCTGTGAAGTTTACCCCGGACGATAATGCGGCCTTTGGTAAAGCTAACTTCCTCGCGCACCTGCTTGTGCATGTCCCATCCAGCTTGCTGAACGGCTGGGGCGATGTACTTGCTGCAGATGTCCCGCTCGGAAAGCGACTTTTTGTCCATAACCCCAATTCCCTTTCAAGCCGGCCTGGTCGCTCCATTCCGGCACTGCTGATCGTGCTCGATGGGCGTAAATGTACCTTGTTTGATAGTGGCACGGGGGGAAGATCGGATTTTGGTGATGGAGTTGTAGGCAAGATAAGCCGAGGCGATAGCAGGACTAGTGTTTCACGTCGTCCCCGCAGTGCTTTTATCTTGGATCGTGCCCTAGGGCAGGGTGAAGGTGGCTAGGAAGCAACGCCGTTAGGCAATCGGCAAAGAAGCCTGAAAATTTGGGGCTCTGTATTTTCCTGCCAGACGCGACAGGTATCCAGAGGGATGGTCGATTCTAAAAATTTTAGTGGTGGTTTTTGGCGGCGGACTCAACCTTTCGACGTGAAGCCGAGAGTTGTATGCCGTAGACCCCAAGTCATAAGTGGCATTATGCTACCCATTATCAGAATTTCCACGGAAGGGTGCTTGATGTCGCAAGATCTCCTGCTTACACAGAATGCCCAATTCTACCGCCCTACGGCCCCTTTTACTAAGGCTACGCTCACGGTAATCCTCGAAGCTGCCAGCTCCAATATGACTATTGGCAGCGCGCTTATCGCGGACATTTTGGACCAGGATGATGCGCTTCCAGACGGCAGTAAGTTCTCCTATAGCCTCCGCGTCTTCAGGACCGACCGTGATGTACATTTTTGGCAGCAGCCACTCAAAGATACGATCTATGCTTTCATTTTGATCATTGCCATAGATGGTTGTATCGCTATATTCAAAAAGTCTTGTGCCAGCATAACGGAAAGCATGGACAAGCATGCGATGCTAATTCGGAGTAGTGAGCTGACCTCTGCTTTTAGCGACGTCGATGCGCAGTATCAAAAGATGGCGACCCGCAACATGACTGTGTCCGATCGAGCAATGCGTGGCCGTGCCTTTGAAGCTTCAGATCTGAAAGGGCTTATGTCTGTACACGCTGCGGGGAGATCAATACCCTACTTCTTTAAGCTTAAATTGAAGGGGCGTACTAAAACTATTTCCGCGCAAAGCGGTCGCGTGGTCGAGGCATCGGAACGGAAATCGGTACATCACGCCGTGGAATGGGCTAAGGCACAACTGCACGATATTCATAATCCTTCTACTGAAAAAGACTTTCTCGATAATTTCGCAAAATTTATCGAGCTTGATTTAGTCTGGAAATCGAGTGCGCCAAACGCAATTCTGCTGGAATATTCGTTTTTTGTTGAAAACGTAATAGATCAAGGTATCCCTGTTTTTTACACAACCAAACATGGTCGTGTTATTGAGATGACATCTAAGCAGATCAAGTCCTTGATTGCGGAAATGGAACAGGTTTACGAAATTGGTCCGGCACCCGATTACGAACTCCTAGGTAGCTTTAGGGCGGCCACACTCAAAAAGAATCTTCACTCGATTGCCGTCAATAGCCGGGCACTCCGAAATATTCATTTTGAGCAGAACGGCAAACGGATCACACTCCAGGCGTACATCAAGAAGCAGAGTTTGGCAACTATCACATTCTCCGATCCAAGGTACATGTACTTTATGGGTCAGTGCTTTGAGGATGGTGCGGGGATCAACGAAATCCCTTCAATGCTTCGGACATTAAAAGTCCTACCTACGCTAGCCTTAGCGACCTCTGAGAAAGGTGAAATCACAAAGAAGATAACTAAGTTTGACTCCTCCTCGGTATTTGATATCGTTGAGATAGCTCATGGTGCTGACGACTACGTTTTCTGCGATGATCTAGGTAACGAGTGGGCGGATCACATCACTTTTAATCAAACTGATTTTTCCGTGTCTTTCATACACTCCAAACATGGGAAGCCTAGCAAGTCGGCCAGTAATCTCCATGATGTCGTGGGCCAGGCCATCAAAAACATCGGTAATATGGACGTTGATCCGAAGCTGTTTCTAAAAAAGCACAAGGAAAAGCTTCAAAAGAAATATAGCGGTGGTCTTTTGAATCGCACGAGAAAAAGTATTCCTGGCAAGTTTGAGGACTATCTTTACAAGATCAGGCAGGACTATCGATTCAATCGAAGGTGTATCATCTGCTGTTCGTTCATATCGAAGAAAATTATTGAGAAGGAGTTCAAGAAAATCCAGAAAGGAAAGAGTGTGGCAGGTAACATAACCCAGCTCTACTGGATCTTATCGTCGTTCGTGCATGCCGCTAAAGAAGCGGGTATACATCCCATCGTTTATTGCCAAGAATAATTTGATAAAAAATCACCTAAATTCGAGCGATAGATCAGTATTTTCTATCATTCCCTAATCGCTTCCAGATCAATAGAGCGGTGAGTTGATAGTAATACCGGGTAGCGTCGGAATGGTCTTTCAGGTGTTGAGTGAAAAACCAGCGCACATGCTTGAGCTGCCAGCTCCAGGGATTGTCTCGCTGCCATCGTTGTTGAATGGCCGCTTGCATGATTCGGGCTTGCCGCAGGTGGCGTTGCTGCGTGTTTTTCGAGCCGGTCAGTACGCCGCTCAGGAACAGCGCCGTATCGAAGGGCTTGGTCATGCCCGACCTCCAATGTAGGCCGAAACTACATCGATCCGGTTATGCCCGAGTTCAAGGCTGATCTGTTGGCGCGCCTGCTGATCAAGGTCGCGGTCAATGCGATAGCAGTGGCCACCATTGATCGGGGCGGCGTGGCCCGTGAGCTGCTCGTAACGCTCGCAGGCGTAGGCCGCTCGCAGTTCATGAAAACCCTTCAGCCCTTGTTCATGCAGCGTTTCTCGGGCGGGGAGCACGGTCTGTTGCAGGAACGCGGCGTAGCTTTCGTCTCGGGCCAGCAAGTTGCGGCTGCCGGTCGGCGACGCATGACGAGCCAACTGCAGAGCCGCCTTCACCTCTTCATTAGCCGCGATCCATCGCGGCGCTGAAGCCCCTGAGCGGCCGCCTTTGGTGCCGTCCTGGATGTTGATGCGCCCTAAGTGTTCGGCTTCGCATTGCAATCGTGGCAGGTCAGCCAAGATCACCTCGCGCAGGCGCATGCCAGTTGCTCGGGCCAGCAGGACAATCGCGGCCACCCGCTCATGGTGCTGTTCGCCAAGCACCTCAAGCACTCGTTGCACCTGTTGACGGTCTTGGCCATCCGGTGCGCGGGTGCGTACGTTCGAGCGCTTCTGTCCCAACGCCTGACTCGGGCTGGCGATCCTCACGTCCTGATCACCGCGCAGCGCCGCGAGGGTGCGGTTGACGCTGCTCAGGCGGTTCTGCGCGGTAGCGATGCAGAGTTCACCTTGCTGGATCTGCTGGCGCAGGTAAGCGGCGTAGTCTTGCAGCGTCTGTCGATCGATCTGGCGCGCATCGTTGTAACCGGGGCCGTCCTCTGATCGACACCAACGCACAAACGCCTGCCAGCGATCACTATGCGCTTTGACCGTGGCGAAGTGGCCGCCGGCAAACAAATCCTTGAGCGCTTGTGGGCCGGCGTAGCTCAGCTGGCGGCCATAGCCAAAGTTGCGACCATCACGCCGACCGACCAGAGCCATCGTCATCACCGTTTTCGTTTGTTTGCAGAAAGAGCAGCAAGGCTTTCCAGTGGGGGCTGAGTCTGTCCACCTGCTGCCAGCGTGTCGGGCGGATCAGGAGGGCGTTCTTCTGATGTTGCAGCAGTGCCCCTTCCTCACGCAGTTGCTCGATCAGCAGGGCGAGGTTGGCAGGCTCAAATGGTGGTGTGGCGACAGCGGCGACACCGGCGACAACCCGCGTCGTTTCTGGCCTGGCGCGTGGCGACAGGGTGGCGACAGCTGCGGCGACACGCCGCGATTCTGGCTGCGGTTGATGTTGCGCCTGGTAGCGGCGCACCGCGTCATTGAGGCGAAACATGGCGGACCTCGAAAGTTTTTCCGTCGCGGCTGCTCAGCCAGCGATGAGTGATCAGTACGACCAATAAAGAGGCGGTATGGTCAGCGCTCTTGCGGGCAAAACGAGGGCCGTTGCGATTGACGTCGCGGATGGTGAAGTGGGTCCAGCCTTTCTGCACCAGCCAGCGCAGCAGCCGATCTGCTTCCTCGCGTCGGCTATTGACCGGCTCCTGTTCGGTCAGGCGCTGAATCTCGGCCAGGTAGTAATCCATCAACGTGGAGGCGCGCTGGATGTGTGCTTCGTCCAAGGCACTGGCCTCTTCAACCATGGCCAGTACACCTGCGATGCGCAGCACATTCGCCGCCGCCTTGCTCGCGACAGGCTGGACGCCGGCCAGCTCGCCGAACTCGCCCGACTGGCACTCGATGGTGTCGTGAATATCGATCCAGGCCCGTCGGGCCCGGGGAGTCAGCTCCAGCGTGGTGGGATTGAGTGAGCCATCCTGGTGAAGCAACCAGGGCTTTTGCAGCAGGGCGCTGATCCGCTGCTGGTAGCGCTGGACTTTGGCATCCCGGCTCAAGTCGATCGCCCTATAGAGCCGCTGGCCGGCCAGGCGCTCGGGCCAACTGATCAGACAACGGCCCAGGATGCCTTGGCCATTGATCACCGGGTCTTTGAAAAGTTGGTTGGCCAGGTAGGGTTGCAGCATCAGATGCAGGCTGAGGCGGCGGTCATAGGCCCGCAGGCTTTCTCCGGCCATGGAGCGCGCCCGGTCGATCGGGCTGCCATCCCACAGCATCGACAAGGTGGTGATTGCCTTGAGCAGATTCTCTTTGCTCATGGTGCTGCTACCCAAGAATTGGCCACCTTCATCATTGAACAAACCCATGCTGGGCAAGCCATGGCACAGGCTTTTGACCAGGGCCTCGATGGTCGGTTCGGCAATGATCAGTCTTGGCGGTACCGGTTCGGACTGCTCACCGCCTTCCGCCTCCGCGTGTTTCTTTGCGGTTTTGGGCTTGGCCATGATGTTGCTGGCGGCGCGATAGGCTTTGAGCTTTTCCGCATACTGGGTCCACTGCTGTCGTTCCCAGTCGCGCGCCGCCTTCAGTGCCAGATGGTCCACCGCGCTTTTGCGATCCCCCGAGGACGCCACCGTCAGTAGGTAGAGGGACAGCGGATAGGTTCGACCGTCGAGTTGGGCATTGGCGTGGCCCTGGCTCACCAAGGCAGCGGTAGCCAGCACCGACTGTGCAGCCATGGCGCAGGGCACGCCAATCACCTCGGCCAGTCGCTCGACCGCAGGGCCCAACAGATCCCCGAGTGCTTCGACCGGGTAGGGCAGTGGCGCCTGCTGGCACTCCAGCAATGGTTGTGGGGGTTCGAACGCTTCGCACAGTTGCATCGAAATTCTCCTGAGATTATCGACTTCGTCCTCACTCATCCCGCCACGGTTGTTGAGTGTTATCAGGGATCAAGGCCCCTGCGACCTGTGAGGTTTGTCCACTAACGCGGGACTGGCGGCTCTTTACGACCGAGAGCTTGGGCATCTCATGATCTGGCCTCCTGAACACCGATAGCGGTGGGCGGGTGGAGGCTGCACTGGCTGACGAGACCGGTGCCGCGAGATCCTGAGTCAGGTGAAGGCAGTGAGGCGATGACCGGGGCATGCCTGACTGTCAGTCAGGTGCAGTCCATTTCATGGGCTGCGGCACCATCATCGGCATCGCTGTGGCGAGTGAGCATTCGGCGTTTGTCACGCCGATTGTCACGAGGGGGGAAGCCGCAAAGCCCCATGCGAGCAGGGCTGCAGCAGTGTGAGATTCGCCCGTCTCTTTAGGGGGCAAAGAGACGGGCAACAGGTTGGCGCAAGAAATGGCCAAGCGGATAAGTTGCTGCAGAACAGCCAGGAGGGGGCATGAGTTGCCGCAGTGGGCATTCTGGAGGAAGTGGCATCCATCACATCGCTGTGACCGTGCGAGCCGCCGGACGCTAATCGCACTTGGGGAGAACCACCACGATGTGGCGTAGCCTCAAAGGTTCTGGCTACCTGGGTGCTGTCGAGGACAGCGCTGGTACGGTTCTGGTTTAGCGCTCGTTCTGCTTGCGGTCAACCGGATTTTGGGGGCGAATCTTGCGCCAATCGGTAGCGCTGGAAGACCTTGGAGGCCGGTGGCTTTCCATAGCCGGGTGGTCGTTCGTCGGTTTTTAATGTGAGCCTGCGTCATTGCATGGACTTGACCACCCATGTGCATCGTCACTGACCAGTCAATTGCATTCGTGCTGATCAACCGTTTGCATTCGATTTGACCAGCACACGCCGTAGTGACGACCGGCGGAGAACGGCCAGGAGCTGACACTCACCAAGGCCTGCTTCGGACTCGTGTTACCGGTGTTGGATGCCGTGTGACCAGGCGTAGATCACCCCGGATGCTCGCCTTGCTACACAACAATAGGTGGGCGCAGATGGGCGTCGAGGGTCAAGCCGAAGTTGAACTGCCCAGTGGACTACTCTCGAAACAGCCACGGGATGCCAAAATGCATATCGCGTAGTTGTGCTCCTGCCAACATGCAATTAAATCTCTAGGCCATAGCTTGATGATGTCGCACGTGCTCCGTGAGCTTTCTAACGCGGCAGAGTGCACAAGACATCGGTTGCCGGCAATGCCGACACACCCTTAGCATCCTGACCCAGTTATTCCACTCGATGTGTACTGCTATATCGTTTGATCACATGATAAAGTCCGCCTCCAGGCCTCGGACGATCGTTGTAGATCACTCGCCAGGACGGACAACGGAAGGGCAAGGAAGATGAATGAAAACCAGGCAGTGCAGCGTATCCATGCCTACCTGACTCATGAGCTCGGATACCCCACCGAACTGATTCAACGGGAATACAAGACCAGTCGTAACGCGCGCTTGGACTTGGTCGTGATGCTGGACGGTCGCATTCGGATCGTCTGTGAGGCCAAGCGCCTCGACAAACTGCCTCGGGACTCCAGGCTACTTCCATTCGACGCCCTGATCCGCCAGATCCAGTTCGCGGCAATCGAAGTTGGGGCGCGTTTCTTCCTGGTGTCCGATGGCCAGCAGATGCTCTGGTTCGAGACTGACGAATCGGGCCGGCCCTTGCAGCTAGCGACGCCGAAGACCTATCGAGACATGGTCTATGGAGGCTCCGACAGTCAGTCCCGCGCCAGTCAGGTAGCGGGAGTCAG
The genomic region above belongs to Pseudomonas poae and contains:
- a CDS encoding DEAD/DEAH box helicase family protein — protein: MDKKSLSERDICSKYIAPAVQQAGWDMHKQVREEVSFTKGRIIVRGKLHSRGEARRADFILYHQANLPIAVIEAKDNKHSVGSGMQQALGYAEALDVPFVFSSNGDGFLFHDRSGTGSQVETELNLYQFPSPSELWHRYCQWKGLDTTAQHKIEAPYYDDGSGRMPRYYQMNAINRTVEAVARGQDRILLVMATGTGKTYTAFQIIWRLWKSKQKKRILFLADRNILVDQTKNNDFKPFGQAMTKIAKRQIDTSYEIYLSLYQAVTGTDEEMNIYKQFSRDFFDLIVIDECHRGSASEDSAWREILDYFSSATHVGLTATPKETKEVSSITYFGEPIYSYTLKQGIEDGFLAPYKVVRIDFDKDLQGWRPPKGMLDKNGELIEDRIYNLKDMDRTLVIEARTQLVAQKVTELLKATDPFQKTIVFCDDINHAERMRQALVNLNPERVAENRKYVMRITGDDQEGKAELDNFINPEERYPVIATTSKLMTTGVDAQTCKLIVLDQHIKSMTEFKQIIGRGTRINEDYGKYWFTIMDFKKATELFADPAFDGDPVVIYAPEGDDSPVPPDDPLADEDGISAGNDNEGDDLDFTGEDEGKKRIKYVIDNVPIYVIAERVQYYGPDGRLITESLHDYTRTCVQKQFASLDDFLRRWSDSEQKKVIIEEMAVQGVMWEALAEEVEKKQGKPLDPFDLICHVAFDQPALSRHERAEQVRKRNYFAKYSGAARQVLEALVDKYADTGVEHIEDIKILQLDPFSQFGAPMELVKAFGGKAGYNKAIHELEDELYAS
- a CDS encoding YfjI family protein; the protein is MQLCEAFEPPQPLLECQQAPLPYPVEALGDLLGPAVERLAEVIGVPCAMAAQSVLATAALVSQGHANAQLDGRTYPLSLYLLTVASSGDRKSAVDHLALKAARDWERQQWTQYAEKLKAYRAASNIMAKPKTAKKHAEAEGGEQSEPVPPRLIIAEPTIEALVKSLCHGLPSMGLFNDEGGQFLGSSTMSKENLLKAITTLSMLWDGSPIDRARSMAGESLRAYDRRLSLHLMLQPYLANQLFKDPVINGQGILGRCLISWPERLAGQRLYRAIDLSRDAKVQRYQQRISALLQKPWLLHQDGSLNPTTLELTPRARRAWIDIHDTIECQSGEFGELAGVQPVASKAAANVLRIAGVLAMVEEASALDEAHIQRASTLMDYYLAEIQRLTEQEPVNSRREEADRLLRWLVQKGWTHFTIRDVNRNGPRFARKSADHTASLLVVLITHRWLSSRDGKTFEVRHVSPQ
- a CDS encoding class I SAM-dependent DNA methyltransferase, with the translated sequence MSISSTIKSIQDIMRKDVGVDGDAQRIGQLVWLLFLKIFDDREQEWELMDDNYRSPIPDSCRWRNWAADPEGMTGDALKDFIDNNLFPQLQNLHEYSNTPSAFVVRSVFEDAYNYMKSGQLLRQVINKIQEGVDFNKAQERHEFGNLYEQLLRDLQNAGNAGEFYTPRPVTEFMVRMVDPKLDEKVMDPACGTGGFLTCAIEHKRSRYVKTAEDERTLQASIFGVEKKPLPHLLATTNMILHGIEVPNQIRHDNTLRKPLISWGPSERVHCIVANPPFGGMEEDGIETNFPAAFRTRETADLFLVLIMQLLKDGGRAAVVLPDGFLFGEGIKSRIKEKLLTECNLHTIVRLPNGVFNPYTSIKTNLLFFTKGTPTKQVWFYEHQYPTGVKNYSKTRPMRIEEFAVEQDWWGNEVDGFAARVENEFAWRVGIEELRARNWNIDCKNPHIGEQIIHNPDKLLRNYASLQGEISDLREQLKSVLAEALERQV
- a CDS encoding integrase domain-containing protein, translated to MALVGRRDGRNFGYGRQLSYAGPQALKDLFAGGHFATVKAHSDRWQAFVRWCRSEDGPGYNDARQIDRQTLQDYAAYLRQQIQQGELCIATAQNRLSSVNRTLAALRGDQDVRIASPSQALGQKRSNVRTRAPDGQDRQQVQRVLEVLGEQHHERVAAIVLLARATGMRLREVILADLPRLQCEAEHLGRINIQDGTKGGRSGASAPRWIAANEEVKAALQLARHASPTGSRNLLARDESYAAFLQQTVLPARETLHEQGLKGFHELRAAYACERYEQLTGHAAPINGGHCYRIDRDLDQQARQQISLELGHNRIDVVSAYIGGRA